Proteins encoded within one genomic window of Actinoplanes octamycinicus:
- the cobM gene encoding precorrin-4 C(11)-methyltransferase — MTVHFIGAGPGAADLITLRGHRLLGAAPVCLYAGSLVPAELLAACPPGARLVDTANLTLDEIIAEMVAATGRGEDVARLHSGDPSVFSAVAEQMRRLDAAGVPYDVTPGVPAFAAAAATLGREFTVPEVAQTVILTRTAERATAMPPGEDLATLGRSRATMVLHLAVQRIDAVVAELTGNYGADCPVAVVARASRPDELVVRGTLADIAARVKEAGIKRTAVIVVGAALTAGQFPDSHLYSADRCRS; from the coding sequence ATGACCGTACATTTCATCGGCGCCGGTCCCGGCGCCGCCGACCTGATCACGCTGCGCGGCCACCGGCTGCTCGGCGCGGCCCCGGTCTGCCTCTACGCCGGCAGCCTGGTCCCGGCCGAGCTGCTCGCCGCCTGCCCGCCCGGCGCCCGGCTGGTGGACACCGCGAACCTGACCCTCGACGAGATCATCGCCGAGATGGTGGCGGCCACCGGGCGGGGCGAGGACGTGGCCCGGCTGCACTCCGGCGACCCGTCGGTGTTCAGCGCGGTCGCCGAGCAGATGCGCCGCCTGGACGCGGCCGGGGTGCCGTACGACGTGACGCCCGGCGTCCCGGCCTTCGCCGCGGCGGCCGCCACGCTGGGCCGCGAGTTCACCGTGCCGGAGGTGGCCCAGACGGTGATCCTGACCCGCACCGCGGAACGGGCCACCGCGATGCCGCCCGGCGAGGACCTGGCCACCCTGGGCCGCAGCCGGGCCACCATGGTGCTGCACCTGGCCGTGCAGCGGATCGACGCGGTGGTCGCCGAGCTGACCGGCAACTACGGCGCGGACTGCCCGGTCGCCGTGGTGGCCCGGGCCAGCCGGCCGGACGAGCTGGTGGTCCGGGGCACGCTCGCCGACATCGCGGCCCGGGTCAAGGAGGCCGGGATCAAGCGGACCGCGGTGATCGTGGTGGGCGCCGCGCTGACCGCCGGCCAGTTCCCGGACAGCCACCTCTACTCCGCGGACCGCTGCCGCTCGTGA
- the arfA gene encoding arabinosylfuranosidase ArfA → MHRARVALNPAAVVAPVNRRTFGSFVEHMGRCVYTGIYEPGHPSADEDGFRTDVLALARELGVTMIRYPGGNFVSGYRWEDGVGPREQRPRRRDLAWRSIETNEVGIDEFAKWAEKAGTEIMYAVNLGTRGVQEALDVHEYLNHPEGTALSERRRANGAEKPYGIKLWCLGNELDGPWQTGHKTAEEYGLLAASTARALKSAEPDLELVACGSSSSSMPTFGAWESTVLEHAYDVVEYVSCHAYYEEHDGDLGSFLASAVDMDHFVTSIVATADAVGARLKSTKKINLSFDEWNVWYLSRFQNAPLPSEWEVAPRVIEDRYNVADAVVVGNLLISLLRHSDRVTAACQAQLVNVIAPIMTEPGGPAWRQTIFHPFARTAALAKGDVLETRIDSPTYQTARYGEAALVDAVATHDATTGDVTVFVVNRDVTDPVEFTVDLSAFDQPLVVADSWTLTDDDVRATNTSDTPDRVTLRPTSDISTGAVTTEGRTVTLTLPRVSWTALRLTHP, encoded by the coding sequence ATGCACCGTGCGCGTGTCGCCTTGAATCCGGCTGCCGTCGTGGCGCCCGTCAACCGCCGCACCTTCGGCTCGTTCGTCGAGCACATGGGCCGCTGCGTCTACACCGGCATCTACGAGCCGGGCCACCCGAGCGCCGACGAGGACGGGTTCCGCACCGACGTGCTGGCGCTCGCCCGCGAACTGGGCGTCACCATGATCCGCTACCCGGGCGGCAACTTCGTCTCCGGCTACCGCTGGGAGGACGGGGTCGGCCCGCGCGAGCAGCGCCCCCGCCGGCGGGACCTGGCCTGGCGCAGCATCGAGACCAACGAGGTCGGCATCGACGAGTTCGCCAAGTGGGCGGAGAAGGCCGGCACCGAGATCATGTACGCGGTCAACCTCGGCACCCGTGGCGTCCAGGAGGCGCTCGACGTGCACGAATACCTCAACCACCCGGAAGGCACCGCGCTCTCCGAGCGACGCCGGGCGAACGGGGCGGAGAAGCCGTACGGCATCAAGCTCTGGTGCCTCGGCAACGAGTTGGACGGACCGTGGCAGACCGGGCACAAGACCGCCGAGGAATACGGCCTGCTCGCCGCGTCCACCGCCCGCGCGCTCAAGTCCGCCGAGCCGGACCTGGAACTGGTCGCCTGCGGCAGCTCCAGCTCGTCGATGCCGACCTTCGGCGCCTGGGAGTCGACCGTGCTGGAGCACGCGTACGACGTGGTGGAGTACGTCTCCTGCCACGCCTACTACGAGGAGCACGACGGCGACCTGGGCTCGTTCCTGGCCAGCGCGGTCGACATGGACCACTTCGTGACCAGCATCGTGGCCACCGCGGACGCCGTCGGCGCCCGGCTGAAGAGCACCAAGAAGATCAACCTCTCGTTCGACGAGTGGAACGTCTGGTACCTCTCCCGCTTCCAGAACGCCCCGCTGCCCTCGGAGTGGGAGGTGGCGCCGCGCGTCATCGAGGACCGGTACAACGTGGCCGACGCGGTCGTGGTCGGCAACCTGCTGATCTCGCTGCTCCGGCACAGCGACCGGGTCACCGCCGCCTGCCAGGCCCAGCTGGTCAACGTGATCGCCCCGATCATGACCGAGCCCGGCGGCCCGGCCTGGCGGCAGACCATCTTCCACCCGTTCGCCCGGACCGCCGCGCTGGCCAAGGGCGACGTGCTGGAGACCCGGATCGACAGCCCGACCTACCAGACCGCTCGTTACGGCGAGGCCGCCCTGGTCGACGCGGTCGCCACACACGACGCCACCACCGGCGACGTCACCGTCTTCGTGGTCAACCGCGACGTCACCGACCCGGTCGAGTTCACCGTGGACCTGTCCGCCTTCGATCAGCCCTTGGTGGTCGCCGACTCGTGGACCCTCACCGACGACGACGTCCGGGCCACCAACACCAGCGACACCCCGGACCGCGTCACCCTCCGCCCCACCAGCGACATCTCGACCGGCGCGGTCACCACCGAAGGCCGCACCGTCACGCTGACCCTGCCCCGAGTCTCCTGGACCGCCCTCCGCCTCACCCACCCCTGA
- a CDS encoding GlxA family transcriptional regulator, translating to MLRSVAVIAMPEVAVFELGVLCELFGYDRTPEGLPHYDFAVCSVDGAPVMTRSGFSINPSHDLSPAETADLVAVAPNEMLEPPPEVLEVLRRAHARGAWVMSVCTSAFTLGEAGLLDDRRCTTHWRHTDRLAARFPRAKVDPGVLYVADGTVLTSAGTAAAIDCGLALIREEQGSAVAAQIARRMVVPPHRDGGQAQFIETPMPTVSCETMQPLLTHLLETLDREHTVETMADLVHMAPRTFARRFRAETGATPHDWLTGQRVLLARRLLEETDLGIDAIAARSGFGSAQTLRHHFTQRLTTTPQSYRSTFKAKV from the coding sequence ATGCTGCGCAGTGTTGCCGTAATCGCCATGCCCGAGGTGGCGGTCTTCGAGCTGGGTGTCCTCTGTGAACTGTTCGGTTACGACCGCACCCCGGAGGGCCTGCCGCACTACGACTTCGCCGTCTGCAGCGTCGACGGCGCGCCGGTGATGACCCGCTCCGGCTTCTCGATCAACCCGAGTCACGACCTCAGCCCGGCCGAGACCGCCGACCTGGTCGCCGTGGCGCCCAACGAGATGCTCGAGCCGCCACCCGAGGTGCTCGAGGTGCTGCGCCGCGCGCACGCCCGTGGCGCCTGGGTGATGAGCGTCTGCACCAGCGCGTTCACGCTGGGCGAGGCCGGCCTGCTGGACGATCGCCGGTGCACCACTCACTGGCGGCACACCGACCGCCTGGCCGCCCGCTTCCCGCGCGCCAAAGTGGATCCCGGCGTCCTCTACGTCGCCGACGGCACCGTGCTGACCAGCGCCGGCACCGCCGCCGCGATCGACTGCGGGCTGGCCCTGATCCGCGAGGAACAGGGCTCGGCGGTCGCCGCTCAGATCGCCCGGCGGATGGTGGTGCCGCCGCACCGGGACGGCGGCCAGGCCCAGTTCATCGAGACCCCGATGCCGACCGTCTCCTGCGAGACGATGCAGCCGCTGCTCACCCACCTGCTGGAGACCCTGGACCGCGAGCACACCGTGGAGACCATGGCCGACCTGGTGCACATGGCCCCACGCACGTTCGCCCGCCGGTTCCGCGCCGAGACCGGCGCCACCCCGCACGACTGGCTCACCGGCCAGCGTGTCCTGCTGGCCCGCCGCCTGCTGGAGGAGACCGACCTGGGCATCGACGCGATCGCCGCCCGCTCCGGTTTCGGCAGCGCCCAGACCCTCCGTCACCACTTCACCCAGCGCCTGACCACGACCCCGCAGAGCTACCGCAGCACCTTCAAGGCGAAGGTCTGA
- a CDS encoding GGDEF domain-containing protein, with protein MRREWLSLPTRTVDRTRLAATGIGSLAMLMQLGQLGNALRSAEFTRLAGAALILLVVLTVRAQHRGRTSWWTVPVIPVLVAVAAAGLRDPLAGTSLAIATLIVCSLYDTTRRWLARVAGALVAMPAAVAVSPDVVSQAASWHSATVLGLLPQILLMGVLTRAFYAGLIRQERAGARDAALVRAGRELLAATGGEQIRQAGEGTAEELVRLHPGVALLIVYRDADGLTIGFPAGAPAELTGQRLTGPVPDPAELAELAPGFPDWQVDPLGAEPETAPVLMAVGGRRRVPADLVDAFRSLSYQVMLADEANRARAELDHRAHHDHLTGLPNRAKFLRAAGAAVAGSGPVALLTIDLDGFKRINDEHGHAAGDELLVAVAGRIAAAAGERGLAARFGGDEFALLLTGFAAEAEVSELARGLCADLGVPVGLATGPVRVGASVGVALAEPGISVTDLMRHADLAMYAAKAGGKNRVVRYGVTEPIAV; from the coding sequence GTGCGCAGAGAGTGGCTGTCGTTGCCGACCCGGACCGTGGACCGGACCCGGCTGGCCGCGACCGGCATCGGCAGCCTCGCCATGCTCATGCAGTTGGGCCAGCTCGGCAACGCGCTGCGCTCGGCGGAGTTCACCCGGCTCGCCGGGGCCGCGCTCATCCTGCTGGTGGTCCTGACCGTGCGGGCGCAGCATCGCGGGCGGACCTCGTGGTGGACCGTGCCGGTGATCCCGGTGCTGGTCGCGGTGGCCGCCGCCGGCTTGCGGGATCCGCTGGCCGGCACCTCGCTCGCCATCGCCACCCTGATCGTCTGTTCGCTCTACGACACCACCCGGCGCTGGCTCGCCCGGGTGGCCGGCGCGCTGGTCGCGATGCCGGCCGCGGTGGCCGTCTCGCCGGACGTGGTCAGCCAGGCCGCCTCGTGGCATTCCGCCACGGTGCTCGGCCTGCTCCCGCAGATTCTGCTGATGGGCGTCCTGACCCGGGCGTTCTATGCGGGCCTGATCCGCCAGGAGCGGGCCGGCGCGCGGGACGCGGCGCTGGTCCGGGCCGGCCGGGAGCTGCTCGCGGCGACCGGCGGCGAGCAGATCCGGCAGGCCGGCGAGGGCACCGCCGAGGAGTTGGTCCGGCTGCATCCCGGCGTGGCGTTGCTGATCGTGTACCGGGACGCGGACGGGCTGACGATCGGGTTCCCGGCGGGCGCGCCGGCCGAGCTCACCGGGCAGCGCCTGACCGGCCCGGTGCCGGATCCGGCCGAGCTGGCCGAGCTGGCGCCGGGCTTCCCGGACTGGCAGGTCGACCCGCTCGGCGCGGAGCCGGAGACCGCGCCGGTGCTGATGGCGGTCGGCGGCCGGCGGCGGGTCCCGGCCGACCTGGTGGACGCCTTCCGCAGCCTGTCCTACCAGGTGATGCTCGCCGACGAGGCGAACCGGGCGCGGGCCGAGCTGGACCACCGCGCGCACCACGACCACCTGACCGGCCTGCCGAACCGGGCGAAGTTCCTGCGCGCGGCCGGCGCCGCGGTGGCCGGCAGCGGCCCGGTCGCGCTGCTCACCATCGACCTGGACGGCTTCAAGCGGATCAACGACGAGCACGGGCACGCGGCCGGTGACGAACTGCTGGTCGCGGTGGCCGGGCGGATCGCCGCGGCGGCCGGCGAGCGGGGTCTCGCGGCCCGGTTCGGCGGCGACGAGTTCGCGCTGCTGCTGACCGGGTTCGCGGCCGAGGCGGAGGTGTCCGAGCTGGCCCGCGGGCTCTGCGCCGACCTGGGTGTGCCGGTCGGGCTGGCCACCGGCCCGGTGCGGGTCGGGGCCAGCGTCGGCGTCGCGCTGGCCGAGCCCGGCATCTCGGTCACCGACCTGATGCGCCACGCCGACCTGGCGATGTACGCGGCCAAGGCGGGCGGCAAGAACCGGGTGGTCCGCTACGGCGTCACCGAGCCGATCGCTGTCTGA
- the cbiE gene encoding precorrin-6y C5,15-methyltransferase (decarboxylating) subunit CbiE codes for MRHENPAVVTVVGIGAGGFDELSGTARALLADAEVIFGGPRQLDLLPAGVTGDRRPWPSPMLPALAGLFEAERDRRVCVLASGDPMFHGIGATLSRILGPDRLRVLPHPSSVSLAAARLGWDLARTDVVSLVTAPVATLGRVLNPGRRVLVLAAGADTPAAVAAYLTSRGYPEARLTVLEQLGGPGERRVAGAAGDWAMPPGDPLNVIAVECGDGPPVALVPGLPDDAYESDGQLTKREVRAVTLAALAPAPGALLWDVGAGSGSIGIEWLRSHPDCRAVAIESDAGRVATITANAAALGVPGLRVVHGRAPDALDGLDPPDTIFIGGGLTRDGVLDRCLAALRPGGRLVANAVTVESEAVLAAAYAKMGGELTRLTVQRGSPVGGFTGWRSFMPVTIWAVTR; via the coding sequence GTGCGTCATGAGAACCCCGCGGTGGTCACGGTTGTCGGGATCGGCGCCGGCGGGTTCGACGAGCTTTCCGGTACGGCCCGAGCACTGCTGGCCGACGCTGAAGTGATCTTCGGTGGTCCCCGGCAGCTCGATCTGCTGCCCGCCGGGGTGACCGGCGACCGGCGGCCCTGGCCGTCCCCGATGCTCCCGGCGCTGGCCGGCCTGTTCGAGGCGGAGCGGGACCGCCGGGTCTGCGTGCTGGCCAGCGGCGACCCGATGTTCCACGGCATCGGCGCGACCCTGTCCCGGATCCTCGGCCCGGACCGGCTGCGGGTCCTGCCGCACCCGTCGTCGGTGTCGCTGGCCGCCGCCCGGCTCGGCTGGGACCTGGCCCGGACCGACGTGGTGAGCCTGGTCACCGCCCCGGTCGCGACCCTGGGCCGGGTGCTGAACCCGGGCCGCCGCGTGCTGGTCCTCGCCGCCGGCGCGGACACCCCGGCCGCCGTCGCCGCCTACCTCACCTCCCGGGGTTATCCGGAGGCCCGGCTCACCGTCCTGGAGCAGCTCGGCGGCCCCGGCGAGCGCCGGGTCGCGGGCGCGGCCGGCGACTGGGCGATGCCGCCCGGCGACCCGCTCAACGTGATCGCCGTCGAGTGCGGCGACGGCCCGCCGGTCGCGCTGGTCCCCGGTCTGCCCGACGACGCCTACGAGTCGGACGGCCAGCTCACCAAGCGTGAGGTCCGCGCGGTGACGCTGGCCGCGCTGGCCCCGGCGCCGGGCGCGCTGCTCTGGGACGTCGGGGCCGGGTCCGGCAGCATCGGCATCGAGTGGCTGCGCAGCCACCCGGACTGCCGGGCGGTCGCGATCGAGTCGGACGCCGGCCGGGTCGCCACGATCACCGCGAACGCCGCCGCGCTGGGCGTGCCCGGCCTGCGCGTCGTGCACGGCCGGGCCCCGGACGCGCTGGACGGCCTGGACCCCCCGGACACCATCTTCATCGGCGGTGGGCTGACCCGGGACGGCGTGCTGGACCGCTGTCTCGCCGCGCTGCGCCCGGGCGGCCGGCTGGTGGCCAACGCGGTGACCGTGGAGTCGGAGGCGGTGCTGGCCGCGGCGTACGCGAAGATGGGCGGCGAGCTGACCCGCCTGACGGTGCAGCGCGGCTCGCCGGTGGGTGGTTTCACCGGCTGGCGGTCCTTCATGCCGGTGACGATCTGGGCGGTAACCCGATGA
- a CDS encoding SIS domain-containing protein: MTTALDAMIAAQPAALEALADPEPTAKPAALLDPATRIWLVGTGTSQHAAELGAAALLDAGRDARWIPATGFTDRLLRPGDAVVVITHTGQTAYARRARQIALRAGAPLVTIAGPEAGAGVARPDAGGDGTGDLVAGAAARTPVAEEWAEAIRTPVAEASETYTVSYTAALAVLAQLAHHLGAPGYGPEAIRATAGRVRAVLEFPGLAGVPIPGRAMAITGPGAWSVTAREGALKIREGARILCEGFDPERLLHGAAVPYTSADSLLVLQPGADPDGLTAAVAEAARREGIHVTTLAEPPSELPDLLTQIPMTVRLQLLALRFARMRGQNADVAITGAWADPSLWRLGTP, from the coding sequence ATGACCACCGCACTCGACGCGATGATCGCCGCACAGCCCGCCGCGCTGGAGGCCCTCGCCGATCCCGAACCCACCGCGAAACCGGCCGCCCTCCTCGACCCGGCCACGCGGATCTGGCTGGTCGGCACCGGCACCAGCCAGCACGCCGCCGAGCTCGGCGCGGCCGCGCTGCTCGACGCCGGGCGCGATGCCCGGTGGATCCCGGCGACCGGCTTCACCGACCGGCTGCTGCGCCCCGGCGACGCCGTCGTGGTGATCACCCACACCGGACAGACCGCCTACGCCCGGCGGGCCCGCCAGATCGCCCTGCGCGCCGGAGCCCCGCTGGTCACCATCGCCGGCCCGGAGGCCGGCGCCGGCGTCGCACGACCGGATGCCGGCGGTGACGGTACCGGGGACCTCGTCGCCGGGGCGGCGGCCCGCACGCCGGTGGCCGAGGAGTGGGCCGAGGCGATCCGGACGCCGGTGGCCGAGGCCTCGGAGACCTACACGGTGAGTTACACCGCGGCGCTGGCCGTGCTCGCCCAGCTCGCGCATCACCTCGGCGCACCCGGATACGGGCCCGAGGCGATCCGCGCGACGGCCGGCCGGGTCCGGGCGGTGCTGGAGTTCCCCGGGCTGGCCGGGGTGCCGATCCCCGGCCGGGCGATGGCGATCACCGGGCCGGGCGCCTGGTCGGTGACCGCCCGGGAGGGCGCACTGAAGATCCGCGAGGGCGCCCGGATCCTGTGCGAGGGCTTCGACCCGGAGCGTTTGCTGCACGGCGCGGCGGTGCCCTACACCTCGGCGGACTCGCTGCTGGTGCTGCAGCCGGGTGCGGACCCGGACGGGCTGACCGCCGCGGTCGCCGAGGCCGCCCGCCGCGAGGGCATCCACGTGACCACGCTCGCCGAGCCCCCGTCCGAGCTGCCCGACCTGCTGACGCAGATCCCGATGACGGTACGACTCCAGCTCCTCGCCCTCCGCTTCGCCCGCATGCGCGGCCAGAACGCGGACGTCGCCATCACCGGCGCCTGGGCCGACCCGTCCCTCTGGCGGCTCGGCACTCCCTGA
- a CDS encoding SemiSWEET transporter, with protein MSAHAFGFLGAALSMSIAWPQVFLSCVRRRTGGLSPAACLFGLVMPVGWVTYGLLIGDRLQVVTNVLNLVAGVAVLAALLATQPRLRSARTLRGAGGLSGAVLLAIGTATAAAALPQVTAARAAGLLGAVLATGSFLSALPQPMALLRDRTQDVSGLSPARFRLAAAASGSWLVYGLGTGQPAVWAAALVGLSSALTVCAVLAARRAPVASPAIEVPQWRGSVVTRSLAVAGV; from the coding sequence ATGTCTGCGCACGCCTTCGGCTTCCTCGGAGCCGCCCTGTCCATGTCCATCGCCTGGCCCCAGGTGTTCCTCTCCTGCGTCCGGCGCCGCACCGGGGGACTGTCCCCGGCCGCGTGCCTGTTCGGCCTGGTGATGCCGGTCGGCTGGGTGACCTACGGATTGCTGATCGGGGACCGGCTCCAGGTGGTCACCAACGTCCTCAACCTGGTCGCCGGGGTGGCCGTGCTCGCCGCGCTGCTGGCCACCCAGCCGCGGCTGCGCTCGGCCCGGACGCTGCGCGGCGCCGGTGGACTGTCCGGCGCGGTGCTGCTCGCCATCGGCACGGCCACCGCGGCCGCCGCGCTGCCGCAGGTCACCGCGGCCCGGGCGGCCGGGCTGCTGGGCGCGGTGCTGGCGACCGGATCGTTCCTGTCCGCGCTGCCGCAGCCGATGGCCCTGCTCCGGGACCGGACGCAGGACGTGTCCGGGCTGTCCCCGGCCCGGTTCCGGCTGGCCGCCGCGGCCAGCGGGTCGTGGCTGGTCTACGGGCTCGGCACCGGCCAGCCGGCGGTCTGGGCGGCCGCGCTGGTCGGGCTGAGCAGCGCGCTGACCGTCTGCGCGGTGCTGGCCGCCCGCCGGGCGCCGGTCGCCTCCCCGGCGATCGAGGTGCCGCAGTGGCGTGGCTCGGTGGTCACCCGCAGTCTCGCGGTCGCCGGGGTCTGA
- a CDS encoding cobalt-precorrin-6A reductase → MRVLILGGTTEARELAGLLAGEHQVITSLAGRTSAPRRPAGEVRVGGFGGADGLAGYLAERRIEVLVDATHPFAATMTGHAVAAGAAAGVPVMILRRPGWTASPGDVWHRVASLAEAAAVLPGLGRRVFLTTGRQGIGAFAGLDECWFLARSVEPPAPPVPRRLEVLLDRGPFTVAGERELLTRHRIDVLVSKDSGGSDAKLVAARELGVPVLLVDRPPVPAAATVTGAEAAAEWIRQRSAR, encoded by the coding sequence GTGAGGGTCCTGATCCTCGGCGGCACCACCGAGGCCCGTGAGCTGGCCGGGCTGCTCGCCGGCGAGCACCAGGTGATCACCTCGCTGGCCGGGCGGACCAGCGCGCCGCGGCGGCCGGCCGGCGAGGTCCGAGTGGGCGGGTTCGGTGGGGCGGACGGGCTGGCCGGCTACCTGGCCGAGCGGCGGATCGAGGTGCTGGTCGACGCGACGCACCCGTTCGCGGCCACGATGACCGGGCACGCGGTGGCCGCCGGGGCGGCGGCCGGCGTACCGGTAATGATCTTGCGAAGGCCGGGCTGGACCGCGTCGCCGGGCGATGTGTGGCACCGGGTCGCGTCGCTGGCCGAGGCGGCCGCGGTGCTGCCCGGGCTCGGCCGGCGGGTCTTCCTGACCACCGGGCGGCAGGGCATCGGGGCGTTCGCCGGGCTGGACGAGTGCTGGTTCCTGGCCCGCTCGGTGGAGCCGCCCGCGCCACCCGTGCCGCGGCGGCTGGAGGTGCTGCTCGACCGCGGGCCGTTCACCGTCGCCGGCGAGCGCGAGCTGCTCACCCGGCACCGGATCGACGTGCTGGTCAGCAAGGACAGCGGCGGCTCGGACGCGAAACTGGTCGCCGCCCGGGAGCTGGGCGTACCGGTGCTGCTGGTGGATCGGCCGCCCGTGCCGGCGGCCGCGACGGTGACCGGCGCGGAGGCCGCCGCGGAGTGGATCAGACAGCGATCGGCTCGGTGA
- a CDS encoding beta-1,3-glucanase family protein: MRRKRTLLLTSLATAAALGTAWFALPASAAAATASLRTVSDWGSGWQDEVVVSNTGTSAMTSWKVEFDLPAGATIGSFWDTQMAAQGSHRTFTNSSWNGAIPVGGKVTFGFVGSGGQPVNCKLNGQPCGGGEATVAPTVTRTTAAPVVTTAAPTKTATAAPTRTATTAPATTVPPKEDLLPVTVTNKTGRGDAVHLYVLGVNLETGKLGYVDKAGRFTAWTGGAAVPASAPDVSIAGPANGGSTTIRVPRNLSGRLYFSFGQKLDFRLTTDGLVQPAPWAGGDPNHDILFDWSEFTVNSSGLWLNSSQVDMFAVPHVVSVTGSSGVTSVTGEVKQNGRQRVIDAIKASPAFAKSVVTRADGTVLRVLAPGKAADAGLMSPTYLDPYITSAWSAYEKKNLIVTPFTDRPNVKYTGRTAGGVMSFTDGSGKTVASFTKPSTANVWGCDGALGAPNDQVVGPIARTLCAALQRTTLGRLDVQPSGTAADFYQGDPANLYAKVIHQNMVDGKAYAFAFDDVQNQESLVHDGDPRAAAITFSPF; this comes from the coding sequence ATGCGCCGGAAAAGAACGTTGTTGCTCACCTCGCTGGCGACCGCGGCCGCGCTCGGCACCGCCTGGTTCGCCCTGCCCGCCTCGGCCGCCGCGGCCACGGCGTCCCTGCGTACGGTCTCCGACTGGGGCTCCGGCTGGCAGGACGAGGTGGTCGTGAGCAACACCGGAACATCCGCGATGACCTCGTGGAAAGTCGAATTCGACCTGCCCGCCGGGGCCACGATCGGCAGTTTCTGGGACACCCAGATGGCCGCCCAGGGCAGTCACCGGACATTCACGAACAGTAGCTGGAACGGCGCCATTCCGGTCGGCGGAAAGGTGACGTTCGGCTTCGTCGGCAGCGGTGGCCAGCCGGTCAACTGCAAGCTCAACGGCCAGCCCTGCGGCGGCGGTGAGGCGACGGTCGCCCCGACCGTCACCCGCACCACGGCCGCGCCGGTGGTGACGACCGCGGCGCCGACGAAGACCGCGACCGCGGCGCCGACCAGGACGGCGACGACGGCGCCCGCCACCACCGTGCCGCCCAAGGAGGACCTGCTCCCGGTCACGGTCACCAACAAGACCGGCCGCGGTGACGCCGTCCACCTCTACGTGCTCGGCGTCAACCTGGAGACCGGCAAGCTCGGCTACGTCGACAAGGCCGGCAGGTTCACCGCCTGGACCGGTGGCGCCGCGGTGCCGGCATCCGCCCCGGACGTCTCGATCGCCGGCCCGGCCAACGGCGGCAGCACCACGATCCGGGTGCCGCGCAACCTCTCCGGCCGGCTCTACTTCTCGTTCGGCCAGAAGCTCGACTTCCGGCTCACCACCGACGGCCTGGTCCAGCCCGCGCCGTGGGCCGGCGGCGACCCGAACCACGACATCCTCTTCGACTGGAGCGAGTTCACCGTCAACTCGTCCGGCCTGTGGCTGAACAGCTCGCAGGTGGACATGTTCGCGGTCCCGCACGTCGTCAGCGTCACCGGCAGCAGCGGCGTGACCAGCGTTACCGGCGAGGTGAAGCAGAACGGCCGGCAGAGGGTGATCGACGCGATCAAGGCCAGCCCGGCCTTCGCCAAGAGCGTGGTCACCCGGGCCGACGGCACCGTGCTGCGGGTGCTGGCCCCGGGCAAGGCGGCCGACGCCGGCCTGATGAGCCCGACCTACCTCGATCCGTACATCACGAGCGCCTGGTCGGCGTACGAGAAGAAGAATCTGATCGTCACGCCGTTCACCGACCGCCCGAACGTGAAGTACACCGGTCGCACGGCCGGCGGCGTGATGAGCTTCACCGACGGCTCCGGTAAGACGGTCGCCTCGTTCACCAAGCCGTCCACCGCCAACGTGTGGGGCTGCGACGGTGCCCTCGGCGCCCCGAACGACCAGGTGGTCGGGCCGATCGCGCGGACCCTCTGCGCCGCCCTGCAGCGCACCACGCTGGGCCGGCTCGACGTCCAGCCGAGCGGCACGGCCGCCGACTTCTACCAGGGTGACCCGGCCAACCTGTACGCCAAGGTGATCCACCAGAACATGGTCGACGGCAAGGCGTACGCCTTCGCCTTCGACGACGTGCAGAACCAGGAGTCCCTGGTGCACGACGGTGACCCGCGCGCCGCCGCGATCACTTTCAGCCCGTTCTGA